One genomic segment of Impatiens glandulifera chromosome 6, dImpGla2.1, whole genome shotgun sequence includes these proteins:
- the LOC124941719 gene encoding uncharacterized protein LOC124941719 — MEKKQGFFSALKEEVVRGLSPARSRAKSPARSASPISSFLRRKKNHHQYVANQEQLISRSGSLRPVGETLTPLVEGPDPDGGEIGESKRVGSSIGQWMKGQLSRAPSAASNSYKRSDLRLLLGVLGAPLAPVHVSTNDPLPHLSIKDTPIETSSAQYILQQYTAASGGQKLQNSIRNTYTSGKMKMVATEFETATGVMKNKHAARDAESGGFVLWQMNPDMWYVELAVGGSKVHAGCNGKLVWRHTPWLGAHSAKGPVRPLRRALQGIDPRTTAAMFSDSKCIGEKAINGEDCFILKLCTDPQTLKARSEGPAEIIRHVLFGYFSQKTGLLIHMEDSHLTRIQINGGDAVYWETTMNSFLEDYKPVEGIMIAHSGRSVVTLFRFGEMAMSHTKTRMEEAWTIEEVAFNVPGLSLDCFIPPADIRSGSISETCELTQDDSGKGSVSVSSHQAKVSAWEEKAAHDNVYWKMEV, encoded by the exons ATGGAGAAGAAACAAGGCTTCTTTTCGGCGCTAAAAGAGGAGGTAGTTCGAGGTTTATCGCCGGCGAGGTCACGTGCGAAGAGTCCGGCACGAAGTGCGTCGCCGATATCGAGTTTCCTTCGTCGGAAGAAGAATCATCACCAGTATGTAGCAAATCAAGAGCAGTTAATTTCGAGATCCGGTAGTTTGAGGCCTGTAGGTGAGACATTGACGCCGTTGGTTGAAGGTCCTGATCCAGATGGAGGTGAAATCGGTGAATCTAAACGTGTTGGTTCGAGTATTGGACAATGGATGAAAGGACAGCTTTCAAGAGCACCTTCTGCAGCTTCTAATTCGTATAAACGATCTGATCTAAGACTTTTGTTAGGTGTTTTGGGTGCTCCGCTTGCTCCTGTGCATGTTAGCACTAATGATCCTCTTCCTCATCTCAGTATTAAAGACACTCCCATT GAAACTTCATCTGCTCAATACATTCTACAGCAATATACAGCAGCATCAGGAGGACAAAAGTTGCAGAATTCGATTCGAAATACATATACATCAGGGAAGATGAAGATGGTTGCTACTGAATTCGAGACTGCAACAGGTGTTATGAAGAACAAACATGCAGCTAGAGATGCAGAATCAGGAGGGTTTGTTCTTTGGCAGATGAATCCGGATATGTGGTATGTAGAACTTGCAGTTGGAGGAAGTAAAGTTCACGCAGGCTGTAATGGTAAGCTTGTTTGGAGACATACCCCATGGTTAGGCGCCCATTCTGCAAAGGGACCGGTTAGACCTTTGCGACGAGCACTTCAG GGTATTGATCCAAGAACAACAGCAGCTATGTTCTCTGATTCAAAATGCATTGGAGAGAAAGCCATCAATGGTGAGGATTGTTTTATCTTAAAGCTTTGTACGGATCCTCAAACCTTGAAGGCAAGGAGTGAAGGACCAGCAGAAATCATAAGGCATGTATTATTTGGCTACTTCAGCCAGAAGACAGGTCTACTGATTCACATGGAGGATTCCCATCTTACCCGAATTCAGATCAACGGAGGAGATGCTGTTTACTGGGAAACCACGATGAATTCGTTTCTCGAAGACTATAAACCGGTTGAAGGAATCATGATAGCTCATTCAGGACGATCGGTTGTAACCCTTTTTAGATTTGGCGAGATGGCAATGAGCCACACCAAGACTAGAATGGAAGAAGCTTGGACTATAGAGGAAGTTGCTTTCAATGTGCCCGGATTATCATTAGACTGTTTCATTCCTCCTGCTGACATTAGATCCGGATCAATTAGCGAAACTTGCGAACTCACTCAAGATGATAGTGGAAAGGGTTCGGTTTCTGTTTCATCTCATCAGGCCAAGGTTTCAGCTTGGGAGGAGAAAGCAGCACATGATAATGTGTATTGGAAGATGGAAGTCTAA
- the LOC124942407 gene encoding classical arabinogalactan protein 9-like — MDRQSAFSIAFICIIIATVGGQSPASSPTSPIPKPPTSSPPTAVAVPPTPVVSSPPPAITPIASPPPTVVQTPPPVASSPPPAVSTPPPSPAVSTPPPSPAPVSSPPPAPLASPPALVPVPAPSNSTTSPVPAVSPSSLSSPPAPPAGAPGPSVEQTIAPTPPPSASDQSGVEKIWSVQKMGGSMIMGLILVCLVN; from the exons atggATCGTCAATCAGCATTCTCCATAGCATTCATCTGCATAATCATCGCTACCGTCGGCGGTCAATCTCCGGCGTCATCTCCAACATCTCCCATTCCAAAACCACCAACATCATCTCCTCCAACCGCTGTCGCCGTTCCTCCAACTCCAGTTGTATCATCACCTCCACCTGCAATAACTCCAATCGCATCTCCTCCTCCAACAGTAGTTCAAACACCACCACCTGTAGCATCTTCACCACCACCGGCGGTATCTACTCCTCCTCCATCACCGGCGGTATCTACTCCTCCTCCATCACCGGCACCTGTATCATCACCACCACCTGCACCACTTGCTTCTCCACCGGCGTTAGTTCCTGTACCTGCACCGAGCAACTCAACTACATCGCCTGTACCGGCAGTATCACCATCGTCGCTTTCTAGTCCTCCAGCTCCTCCTGCTGGAGCTCCTGGACCTAGCGTAGAGCAGACTATTGCTCCAACACCGCCACCTTCAGCTTCCGATCAG AGTGGAGTGGAGAAGATTTGGTCAGTGCAAAAGATGGGTGGAAGCATGATAATGGGATTGattcttgtttgtttggttaattaa